The following are from one region of the Candidatus Obscuribacterales bacterium genome:
- a CDS encoding lysophospholipase, which produces MKPEINLTPTCSFFELNHKDGPITGRTWGTASDSPAIVLLVHGLGAHSGWFEAIGRRLKVRGLFAVSYDQVGFGKRASQEFQGYEQWLNDLEFVYNHLRYQHKDKPIFIMGNSMGGVVAMAGGPKLNPQGIILVAPGFDGYPETFKLGFRLKAMATALLSPNSLVDLPYRSDLVAREESARTFMDTDPDGRFSLPAKMLLGLLKLTIYSGKNAKSSPAPVLMLTAGVDRIVNNEVSTKVFDSLIAPAKKRRHFKEAWHDLLFDPVIDEVADEVTSFVNANLTQSAVST; this is translated from the coding sequence ATGAAACCTGAAATAAACCTGACACCTACTTGCTCCTTTTTCGAATTGAACCATAAGGATGGTCCAATTACCGGACGAACCTGGGGAACAGCTTCAGACAGCCCGGCAATTGTGCTTTTAGTGCACGGACTGGGTGCGCACAGTGGTTGGTTTGAAGCAATCGGCAGACGCCTGAAAGTCCGCGGCTTGTTTGCCGTCTCTTACGATCAAGTTGGTTTTGGCAAAAGAGCCTCCCAGGAATTTCAAGGTTATGAGCAATGGCTTAACGACTTAGAATTCGTCTACAACCATCTAAGATATCAGCATAAGGACAAGCCAATCTTCATCATGGGTAACAGCATGGGCGGAGTCGTGGCAATGGCCGGCGGCCCCAAACTCAACCCTCAAGGAATAATTCTTGTTGCGCCGGGTTTTGACGGTTATCCGGAAACTTTCAAATTAGGCTTTCGTTTAAAAGCCATGGCGACAGCCCTTTTATCTCCAAATTCGTTAGTGGACTTGCCCTATAGATCAGACCTTGTCGCTCGCGAGGAATCAGCACGTACTTTTATGGACACAGACCCTGATGGTCGTTTTTCGCTACCGGCAAAGATGCTTCTCGGTCTTTTGAAATTGACTATCTACAGCGGTAAAAATGCAAAGTCCTCTCCTGCACCTGTACTTATGCTGACAGCAGGTGTTGATCGCATCGTCAACAACGAAGTCTCGACAAAAGTGTTTGATTCACTTATTGCCCCGGCAAAGAAAAGACGCCACTTCAAAGAAGCCTGGCATGACTTGCTCTTTGATCCTGTTATTGATGAGGTCGCTGACGAGGTGACAAGCTTCGTTAACGCCAATCTTACACAAAGTGCCGTAAGTACTTAA
- a CDS encoding tetratricopeptide repeat protein, translating into MYPLAAKKAYLKGGSVVLIVLLLAAVLFFLYQKAQDTPLNKAIKDIHAGKAARALPILEELARNNPDDPSLLPWLAQGYLSCDRIAEGRTALDTALHLHLPAYKLAPMILAFSEYYKRHNDYAEAGKLFDLLGADAQTDNELADARGELYISWAHAEAVRGDMQRAVERLETVLKLEPNLKEQRKNLINRRLGEYLRELAANAELKDQDMDKAVALLNRSLEAEDDPVTHMDLATIYVRQKKWDLAVDNYRHVVATDPNNLEARHRLVELYVLRKDYEKARDALIELTAQEGSVENFQLLAALQLKLNNKAGAVRALEDACAMRDNDLHLLSKLKEVLLSWSHELSQQGKVDEAASVKGHAERVGEMIALVLKAQGKKEPAEFLNDPQGPKVALLSSRIWLARGSLTPEGEVNIKNISANPASDLSLSVVFFDKTTRRSCGAVSLPVATVNSPPMPSQTERTLYFSCPTTVAPDHQLVVLISWHGHVLKELPVVKYR; encoded by the coding sequence GTGTATCCGTTAGCTGCCAAGAAAGCATATCTAAAAGGAGGATCTGTAGTCCTTATCGTTTTGCTATTGGCGGCGGTTCTATTTTTCCTTTATCAAAAGGCTCAAGATACCCCTTTAAACAAGGCTATCAAGGACATTCATGCCGGTAAAGCGGCAAGAGCTTTACCTATTCTGGAAGAACTTGCCAGAAATAATCCCGATGATCCGTCGCTTTTACCTTGGTTGGCGCAGGGATATCTAAGTTGCGATCGTATTGCCGAAGGACGTACTGCACTGGATACCGCTCTGCATTTGCATCTGCCTGCTTACAAGTTGGCTCCGATGATCTTGGCATTTTCGGAATACTACAAACGGCATAATGACTATGCCGAAGCCGGCAAATTATTTGATCTTTTAGGTGCTGATGCTCAAACCGACAATGAGTTGGCTGATGCGCGCGGAGAACTTTATATAAGTTGGGCTCATGCCGAGGCGGTAAGAGGCGACATGCAACGTGCTGTGGAAAGATTGGAAACCGTGCTTAAGCTTGAGCCGAATCTCAAAGAGCAAAGAAAAAACCTTATCAATAGGCGACTGGGGGAGTACCTTCGAGAGCTTGCAGCGAATGCCGAATTGAAAGATCAAGATATGGATAAAGCCGTCGCTCTTCTCAATAGATCACTTGAGGCTGAAGACGATCCGGTAACACACATGGATTTAGCGACCATTTACGTTCGTCAGAAGAAGTGGGATTTGGCTGTAGATAATTACAGGCATGTGGTGGCAACTGATCCCAATAACCTAGAGGCACGGCACCGTCTTGTGGAGCTGTATGTACTTCGCAAGGATTACGAAAAGGCTAGAGACGCCTTAATTGAATTGACCGCGCAAGAAGGAAGTGTGGAAAATTTCCAATTGCTAGCGGCACTGCAATTGAAGTTGAACAACAAAGCAGGAGCAGTTCGAGCCTTAGAAGATGCTTGTGCGATGCGTGACAATGATTTGCATCTATTGTCGAAGTTGAAAGAAGTGCTTTTGTCTTGGAGCCATGAGTTAAGTCAACAAGGCAAAGTGGATGAAGCAGCTTCAGTAAAAGGGCATGCTGAGCGCGTAGGCGAAATGATTGCTCTTGTTCTAAAAGCCCAAGGAAAAAAAGAACCTGCTGAGTTCTTAAATGATCCGCAAGGACCAAAAGTTGCCCTTTTGAGTTCACGCATCTGGCTTGCCCGAGGAAGCTTGACGCCGGAAGGGGAAGTCAATATCAAAAACATAAGCGCTAATCCCGCTTCCGATCTAAGTTTGAGTGTTGTATTTTTCGATAAGACAACCAGGCGTTCCTGTGGAGCAGTCAGCTTGCCTGTAGCAACTGTGAATTCCCCGCCGATGCCCTCTCAGACTGAGCGCACTTTGTATTTCTCCTGTCCGACAACGGTAGCTCCTGATCATCAGTTGGTTGTCCTCATCAGTTGGCATGGGCATGTTTTAAAAGAGTTGCCTGTAGTTAAGTATCGCTGA